The candidate division TA06 bacterium DNA segment GCTGTCAGCTTGAACGAAGCAGAAAGGGAGCTGAAAGAGGCCGGGAAGATTGCCAAGAAGATTGGCGCGCTGCCTGTGCTTTGGCAGATACATGCCTCCCTTGGCAAGACTTACGAAAAGAAAGGCGACAAGAAGAAAGCCTTTGCGGAGTTCAAAAAGGCAAGAAAGATCGTCGATGACCTCGCCTCCAAAATCGGGGACGAAGATTTGAAAAACACCTTCCTTAACTCCATCCAAATCCAGTCCATTAACCAGTAAACACGAAAATCGAAGATCGACGGAGATCCTGCCTGGGGCGTTTCACGGCCCCCCGTTTCTCGTGAAGCGAGATACACGGGGCCTGCCCGCCCGGCTCGTTTTACGAGCGGTCGTTTCAGGGTCTCCCGAGCCGAGTCGAGGGGAGGGAACCCAAAGGGAGCATCGACGGAGGGTTCGTGGTGCGCGGTCACCGCTCTCAGGACTTGCCGCCGGGTCTTGTCCACCGTTCAAGAACTTCATCCACCTTGTCGCGGACAGCACCTCGTGCCACCAGCCGTTCATAACCTTTCATGAGGAGTTCATCATACTCGGTGTACTGATGCCTTATGTGCGCTTGAACTGCAAGGACAATAGCCTCAGCATCGAGGTCTTTTGCAAACTGTGAGCGTCCAACTCGTCCACTGTATTTCTCGCAAGCATGTTCTGCGATTTTGTCTTCTACAGAGGGAGGAGATCCTGGAAACAACTTCCGAATTTGGTTGGCAAATTCCTCAACATATTTTCTGTCTAGGGCCACTCGTTTTATCGCCTCCCGCTGGCGGCGTGCTTCCCGCGTATCGGCGTCGGCCGCGCAATCTTCCATGGCTCTTTGGATGGCTTCAGGCTCTGCCAGAATTCCTTTCCGTTCGTACCTCTTGCGGTCG contains these protein-coding regions:
- a CDS encoding DUF2293 domain-containing protein; this translates as MRYSTDDIIVFIVKRDSECSECSEELLSGSFLRVENDKPLCLSCADLDHLEYLPSGDACLTRRSTKYTKIRAVVIKWSRDRKRYERKGILAEPEAIQRAMEDCAADADTREARRQREAIKRVALDRKYVEEFANQIRKLFPGSPPSVEDKIAEHACEKYSGRVGRSQFAKDLDAEAIVLAVQAHIRHQYTEYDELLMKGYERLVARGAVRDKVDEVLERWTRPGGKS